The following coding sequences are from one Dermacentor silvarum isolate Dsil-2018 chromosome 4, BIME_Dsil_1.4, whole genome shotgun sequence window:
- the LOC119450994 gene encoding uncharacterized protein LOC119450994 isoform X1: protein MQPLAGPSRSLLSTSAYGEQYVERSDNLPTQNVRRVLKFSLTHELFPDLRQPAPADENRTFGPSSTSHQGSNLSRDSSTQSAFTSLRCKFCESECPDKASLLRHIRRHNRAISRETDALLEKLVCSLDALGAGLDDAPMETFSGWNRTANVTSEETQVRKRLATQRSCRMPAQTTQQTHRVNSSNNVGLPPGNPNAPKQLDRCVEKAGQTSEAQMLPPHRRQVAVRRNSVGPVESSQNLTNLGATLESCRTALDNVWAIQQPVQHTTSPSAALEENVLRTLQPNCAGSVEYRWQSQTVTAHKGPLPAELRASDSARSFEGLVLAQTTLSPFQYILYTANASVGDSGSDVVRPSTEVAPSNEGAASGFLNVVSAQHLYNSTPTSLLCSESQGLALQIESAATRICSIEPPAVDGSLVNPLDLTKDADGACTLHFEAQPIDDEVTSPPLLTPCTEINVHEPSSTDEFTRSVRESSDGGVLVENLSINNEQEDQHTACDEETANDGSCAQHWEQESEQRSIQEIMLSPDLHTRKKKQEKDEVVAKDEGIANEGCPEEPAYDNADVPLSAPCVPDTACGEDIVNNQSLEHRSEEQALDKAELPLPAPSARRHKGVKRKKGVSRDNVDSGARTEQRSEQYKAGSVKEAEVPAAPPGTTESASRQGTSRPKRVRAVTWYPPRYGLNDDNGPSTKASGSTSCHEDTANDGSCAQHWEQESEHISIHEIMLSPDLHTRERHAIKQKKDEVIANETSAEEPAYDNADVPLSAPCVADSACGEDIVNNQSLEHRSEDQALDKAELPLPAPSAGRHKGVKRKKGVSLDNFAYNSRSGQRSEQSQAGSVDEAEAACRSARHHRVRLRSRYFPTETRKSSDLEPSTVWPQRQQRTFHEGVRKHCLPRVSTAMLEGHQRSSHVPVGRGQDLAVPVVLQGALEQVEPPPTPPADAYQGEAAELLAVHKDVSLERDAAKPCSHRAHGRELAVPVVLQGAVVQVQLRTTPPTGAHRSEAAQLPALH from the coding sequence ATGCAGCCTTTGGCTGGACCATCCCGCTCACTCCTGTCGACCTCTGCTTATGGCGAGCAGTACGTGGAGAGAAGTGACAACCTACCAACGCAGAATGTCCGTCGAGTGCTCAAGTTTAGTCTGACACACGAACTTTTCCCTGACTTGCGGCAGCCTGCCCCCGCAGACGAGAATCGTACTTTTGGGCCTTCCAGCACCTCCCATCAAGGTAGCAACCTCTCGAGAGATTCCAGCACGCAGTCGGCGTTTACTTCACTGCGCTGCAAATTCTGTGAGTCAGAGTGCCCGGATAAGGCCAGCCTCCTCCGTCATATCCGAAGACACAACCGAGCGATCTCTCGCGAAACTGATGCCTTGCTGGAAAAATTGGTCTGCAGTTTGGACGCGCTTGGCGCCGGCTTAGATGACGCGCCGATGGAAACATTTTCCGGGTGGAACAGAACAGCGAATGTCACTTCAGAAGAAACACAAGTTCGCAAACGTCTAGCAACGCAGCGTAGTTGTCGCATGCCTGCCCAAACGACACAACAAACCCACAGAGTAAACTCGTCTAACAACGTTGGCCTACCTCCAGGTAACCCTAATGCACCCAAACAACTCGATCGCTGTGTAGAAAAGGCGGGTCAGACTAGTGAGGCGCAGATGCTCCCCCCTCACCGAAGACAGGTTGCTGTGCGCCGAAACAGTGTGGGCCCTGTAGAATCTTCTCAGAACCTGACAAATTTGGGGGCAACTTTAGAAAGCTGCAGAACTGCACTTGACAACGTATGGGCAATTCAACAGCCCGTCCAGCACACCACATCGCCCAGTGCGGCGCTCGAGGAAAATGTTCTTCGCACCTTGCAGCCGAACTGCGCTGGAAGTGTAGAATATCGTTGGCAAAGTCAAACTGTGACAGCGCACAAGGGACCGTTACCGGCGGAGCTCAGGGCCTCTGATTCCGCACGCAGTTTTGAAGGGCTAGTACTGGCTCAAACTACTTTAAGCCCTTTCCAGTACATCTTGTACACTGCAAATGCATCTGTAGGCGATTCAGGGAGCGACGTAGTTCGTCCGTCAACAGAGGTTGCCCCTAGCAACGAAGGCGCCGCATCAGGATTTCTCAACGTTGTGAGTGCTCAGCACTTATACAATAGCACACCTACTTCGTTGCTGTGTTCTGAAAGTCAGGGTCTTGCTCTGCAAATCGAAAGCGCAGCTACGCGCATTTGTAGTATCGAGCCACCAGCAGTGGATGGGTCGTTGGTGAATCCCCTGGACCTTACCAAAGACGCCGACGGCGCCTGTACCTTGCACTTCGAAGCGCAACCCATAGACGACGAGGTGACATCACCACCGTTACTTACACCGTGTACTGAAATTAACGTGCATGAGCCCTCGAGCACAGACGAGTTCACACGTTCGGTACGGGAGTCATCAGATGGCGGGGTCCTCGTCGAGAACCTCTCTATTAATAATGAGCAGGAAGACCAGCATACTGCTTGCGACGAGGAAACTGCGAACGATGGAAGTTGCGCGCAGCACTGGGAACAGGAATCCGAGCAAAGAAGCATACAAGAAATCATGCTGTCTCCTGACTTGCATACTCGCAAGAAAAAGCAAGAGAAAGACGAGGTCGTTGCCAAAGACGAGGGCATCGCCAATGAGGGATGCCCGGAAGAGCCCGCCTATGACAACGCCGATGTCCCGCTCTCTGCACCATGTGTCCCGGACACCGCGTGTGGCGAGGACATCGTCAACAACCAGAGTCTGGAACATCGATCGGAAGAGCAAGCCCTCGACAAAGCTGAGCTGCCGTTGCCTGCGCCAAGTGCCCGGAGGCATAAAGGCGTGAAGCGCAAGAAAGGTGTTTCCCGGGACAACGTCGACAGCGGTGCAAGAACAGAACAGCGATCGGAACAGTACAAGGCCGGTTCCGTCAAGGAAGCAGAAGTGCCTGCcgctccgccaggcaccacagaGTCCGCCTCCAGGCAAGGTACTTCCCGACCGAAGCGCGTAAGAGCAGTGACCTGGTATCCTCCACGGTATGGCCTCAACGACGACAACGGACCTTCAACGAAGGCGTCCGGAAGCACTTCCTGCCACGAAGACACTGCGAACGATGGAAGTTGCGCGCAGCACTGGGAACAGGAATCCGAGCATATAAGCATACACGAAATCATGCTGTCTCCTGACTTACATACTCGCGAACGGCATGCCATAAAGCAAAAGAAAGACGAGGTCATTGCCAATGAGACAAGCGCGGAAGAGCCCGCCTATGACAACGCCGATGTCCCGCTCTCTGCACCATGTGTCGCAGACTCCGCGTGTGGCGAGGACATCGTCAACAACCAGAGTCTGGAACATCGATCGGAAGATCAAGCCCTCGACAAAGCCGagctaccgttgcctgcgccaaGTGCCGGGAGGCATAAAGGCGTGAAGCGCAAGAAAGGTGTTTCCCTGGACAACTTCGCCTACAATTCAAGATCAGGACAGCGATCGGAACAGTCCCAGGCCGGTTCCGTCGACGAAGCAGAAGCTGCCTGCcgctccgccaggcaccacagaGTCCGCCTCCGGTCTAGGTACTTCCCGACCGAAACGCGTAAGAGCAGTGACCTGGAACCCTCCACCGTATGGCCACAACGACAACAACGGACCTTCCACGAAGGCGTTCGGAAGCACTGCCTGCCACGAGTCAGCACCGCCATGCTCGAAGGACATCAAAGAAGTTCCCACGTCCCAGTCGGGCGCGGCCAAGACCTGGCAGTGCCCGTCGTGCTCCAGGGTGCTCTCGAGCAAGTCGAGCCTCCGCCGACACCACCTGCTGATGCATACCAAGGAGAAGCCGCTGAACTGCTCGCAGTGCACAAAGACGTTTCGCTTGAACGAGACGCTGCGAAACCATGTTCGCACCGTGCACACGGCCGAGAGCTGGCAGTGCCCGTCGTGCTCCAAG